A genomic region of Halomonas aestuarii contains the following coding sequences:
- a CDS encoding M24 family metallopeptidase, producing MDHHAYRHALADCLAESELPFPPEEFDARRRRVRQAMRDAGLEALLLTDPADIFYLTGYHTFEVSVYTCLVVSADRLVLQVPSIETGPAVVTARVDEILGYRWEGIEEVIEPLAEVLAPFRAIGLDAFGAGLRHGVIRELQARLGAGRFRDDGGELLDRLRIVKTPAELDCLRESARITSIGLRAAMATIAPGVTDNEVAAEGSRALLAAGSEFMSLQPIVTTGRRISIIHVNHKRHVIAADEPVFLEFGSAYQRYTAPMMRTAVAGRSSAEMQALRDVCRGMFEALVATMRPGHTFDEAARAAEAVLAPHADRAFFSGVFGYAVGAQFPPSWVEGTGYIARGQNREFEADMVFHLPLCLRLPGQWGIGLSDTVRVTPEGGQPLTDNDWQLQEQS from the coding sequence ATGGATCACCACGCCTACCGCCATGCCCTGGCTGACTGCCTCGCCGAGAGCGAGCTGCCCTTTCCCCCCGAGGAGTTCGACGCCCGTCGCCGCCGCGTGCGACAGGCCATGCGGGATGCCGGGCTCGAGGCGTTGCTGCTCACCGACCCTGCCGACATCTTCTACCTGACGGGCTATCACACCTTCGAGGTCTCGGTGTACACCTGCCTGGTGGTCTCGGCCGACCGGCTGGTGCTGCAGGTGCCCTCCATCGAGACCGGCCCTGCCGTGGTCACGGCCAGGGTGGACGAGATCCTGGGCTATCGCTGGGAAGGCATCGAGGAGGTGATCGAGCCGCTGGCCGAGGTTCTCGCGCCGTTCCGGGCCATCGGCCTGGATGCCTTCGGGGCTGGCCTTCGCCATGGCGTCATTCGCGAGCTTCAGGCCCGCCTCGGTGCCGGGCGCTTCCGTGATGACGGGGGCGAACTGCTCGATCGCCTGCGTATCGTCAAGACGCCGGCGGAACTCGACTGCCTGCGCGAGAGTGCCCGGATCACGTCCATCGGCCTCAGGGCGGCCATGGCGACCATCGCGCCCGGCGTCACCGACAACGAGGTGGCGGCGGAGGGCAGCCGGGCCCTGCTGGCTGCCGGCAGCGAGTTCATGAGCCTGCAGCCCATCGTGACCACTGGCCGGCGCATCAGCATCATCCACGTCAACCACAAGCGGCACGTGATCGCCGCGGACGAGCCGGTGTTTCTGGAGTTCGGCTCCGCCTACCAGCGCTACACCGCGCCGATGATGCGCACCGCCGTGGCCGGTCGGTCCAGCGCCGAGATGCAGGCGCTGCGCGATGTCTGTCGCGGCATGTTCGAGGCGCTGGTCGCCACCATGCGACCCGGCCATACCTTCGACGAGGCGGCCCGGGCGGCCGAGGCCGTGCTGGCCCCCCATGCCGACCGGGCGTTCTTCTCCGGCGTGTTCGGCTATGCGGTGGGGGCCCAGTTCCCGCCCAGCTGGGTCGAGGGGACGGGCTACATCGCCCGCGGCCAGAACCGCGAGTTCGAGGCCGACATGGTCTTCCACCTGCCGCTCTGCCTGCGGCTGCCGGGCCAGTGGGGCATCGGCCTGAGCGATACCGTGCGGGTCACGCCCGAGGGCGGGCAGCCGCTCACCGACAACGACTGGCAGTTGCAGGAGCAATCCTGA
- a CDS encoding YebC/PmpR family DNA-binding transcriptional regulator, giving the protein MGRAFQNRKESMAKTAAAKTKVYSKYGREIYVCAKQGGIDPSGNLALRGLIERAKKDQVPSHVIDKALDKASGVGGEDFSPARYEGFGPGNCMVIVECLTDNPNRTFGDVRACFNKAKSKLGTPGSVSHMFDHCAILAFPGDDEEATLEALMEADVDVTDIEDEEGHITVFAPHTEYAKAKQALIDAFGELDFEVDEIQFVPQTVTPVEGDDVAMFEKLLDTLNDLDDVQNVFHNAEIQQEA; this is encoded by the coding sequence ATGGGCAGGGCCTTCCAGAACCGCAAGGAATCCATGGCCAAGACGGCCGCCGCCAAGACCAAGGTGTACAGCAAGTACGGTCGCGAGATCTACGTCTGCGCCAAGCAGGGCGGTATCGACCCCTCCGGCAACCTGGCCCTGCGCGGGCTGATCGAGCGAGCCAAGAAGGACCAGGTGCCTTCCCACGTGATCGACAAGGCGCTGGACAAGGCCAGCGGCGTGGGCGGCGAGGACTTCTCCCCGGCCCGCTACGAAGGCTTCGGGCCGGGCAACTGCATGGTCATCGTCGAGTGCCTGACCGACAACCCGAACCGCACCTTCGGCGACGTGCGCGCCTGCTTCAACAAGGCCAAGAGCAAGCTCGGCACCCCGGGCAGCGTCAGCCACATGTTCGACCACTGCGCCATCCTTGCCTTCCCGGGCGATGACGAGGAGGCCACCCTCGAGGCGCTCATGGAGGCCGATGTCGATGTCACCGACATCGAGGACGAGGAGGGACACATCACCGTTTTCGCCCCCCATACCGAGTATGCAAAGGCCAAGCAGGCCCTGATCGATGCCTTCGGCGAGCTCGACTTCGAGGTCGACGAGATCCAGTTCGTGCCCCAGACCGTGACCCCGGTCGAGGGCGACGACGTGGCGATGTTCGAGAAGCTTCTCGACACCCTGAACGATCTGGACGACGTGCAGAACGTCTTCCACAACGCCGAGATCCAGCAGGAGGCGTGA
- the hypF gene encoding carbamoyltransferase HypF translates to MPRDDRGGADPVFLPRPFLIQPSDDEGAQAGPVHLPLDTPVCPACLAEMHDPQDRHYRYPFTHCDQCGPRYSVIERLPYDRARTSLAAFPLCPACRREYEDPQNRRFHAQSIGCPQCGPRLTFVENFVEGVVEGDRTLTDPEEALAAAIAALDAGRIVAVKGVGGYHLMADAGRPASVSTLRERKHRPHKPLAVMFPWQGEDGLDAVREHARLDPAASEALAAAERPVVLLPLRADALLTGGLTDGLADGIAPGLDEVGVLLPYAPLHYLLLEALRRPLVATSANLSGEPIITDPEVAEARLGRVADAFLHHDRPILQGIDDGVRRPIAGRARPLRLGRGAAPLELALPWPLPQPVLAVGAHQKGTICLAWGSRLVLSPHIGDLSSLGTQRAFERQIATLSKLYGVRPARVLHDAHPGYHGTRWARESGLPCHDIAHHHAHAAALCGEHGRFREPTLVFTWDGTGLGPDGTLWGGEALLGHPGHWQRHASFAPFALPGGEAAIREPWRLAVTLAWQSGLATPDVPGTDDELTLLRGIWERGLNAPTCSAAGRLFDAAAALLLPIRRISHEAEAAMRLEALADGVGQGLDLPHHRDAAGVLRCDWRPLIRHLGDAGLAPARRAADVHATLVQVLRRQAEAARVTSGVTTLGLTGGVFQNRRLTEAAVTALTGDGFTVLLHERLPCNDAAISVGQVMEYLACNDWPAMTRRSE, encoded by the coding sequence CTGCCGCGAGACGATCGAGGCGGAGCAGATCCCGTCTTCCTCCCCCGACCGTTCCTGATCCAGCCAAGCGATGACGAGGGCGCACAGGCGGGCCCGGTCCACCTGCCGCTGGACACCCCGGTCTGCCCGGCCTGCCTGGCGGAGATGCACGACCCGCAGGATCGCCACTACCGCTACCCCTTCACCCACTGCGACCAGTGCGGCCCGCGCTACAGCGTGATCGAGCGGCTGCCCTACGATCGCGCGCGCACCAGCCTGGCGGCGTTCCCGCTCTGCCCGGCCTGCCGACGGGAATACGAGGACCCGCAGAACCGGCGCTTCCATGCCCAGTCGATCGGCTGCCCGCAGTGCGGGCCCCGCCTGACGTTTGTAGAGAACTTCGTGGAAGGCGTCGTGGAGGGCGACCGGACGCTCACGGATCCCGAGGAGGCGCTGGCGGCCGCCATCGCGGCCCTCGACGCCGGGCGGATCGTCGCCGTGAAGGGCGTCGGCGGCTATCACCTGATGGCCGATGCCGGCCGACCGGCCTCGGTTTCGACCCTGCGCGAGCGCAAGCACCGGCCGCACAAGCCGCTCGCCGTGATGTTTCCCTGGCAGGGCGAGGACGGCCTGGACGCCGTGCGCGAGCATGCCCGGCTCGACCCGGCGGCCTCCGAGGCCCTCGCCGCGGCCGAGCGTCCGGTCGTGCTGCTGCCGCTGCGGGCCGACGCTCTCCTCACCGGCGGCCTCACCGACGGCCTCGCAGACGGCATCGCCCCCGGGCTCGACGAGGTCGGCGTCCTGCTGCCCTACGCGCCCCTGCACTACCTGCTGCTGGAGGCCCTGAGGCGCCCGCTGGTCGCCACCTCGGCCAACCTCTCAGGCGAGCCCATCATCACCGACCCGGAGGTAGCCGAAGCGCGCCTCGGCCGGGTCGCCGACGCCTTCCTGCACCATGACCGTCCCATCCTGCAGGGCATCGACGACGGCGTCCGGCGGCCCATCGCCGGCCGGGCGCGTCCCCTGCGCCTCGGCCGAGGCGCCGCTCCCCTGGAGCTCGCGCTGCCCTGGCCCCTGCCTCAGCCCGTGCTGGCCGTGGGCGCCCACCAGAAGGGCACGATCTGCCTCGCCTGGGGGTCACGGCTGGTGCTGTCGCCGCACATCGGCGACCTCTCGAGCCTTGGCACCCAGCGTGCCTTCGAGCGCCAGATCGCAACCCTCTCAAAGCTTTATGGCGTGCGTCCGGCGCGGGTCCTCCACGATGCCCACCCCGGCTATCACGGCACCCGCTGGGCCCGGGAGAGCGGCCTGCCCTGCCACGACATCGCCCACCATCATGCCCATGCCGCCGCCCTCTGCGGTGAGCACGGCCGCTTCCGGGAGCCGACCCTGGTCTTCACCTGGGACGGCACCGGCCTGGGCCCGGACGGCACCCTGTGGGGCGGCGAGGCCCTGCTCGGCCACCCCGGCCACTGGCAGCGCCACGCCTCCTTCGCGCCCTTCGCCCTGCCCGGCGGCGAGGCGGCGATCCGCGAGCCCTGGCGCCTGGCCGTCACCCTGGCCTGGCAGAGCGGCCTCGCGACGCCGGACGTTCCCGGCACCGACGATGAGCTGACCCTGCTGCGAGGGATCTGGGAGCGAGGCCTCAACGCCCCGACCTGCTCCGCCGCGGGCCGGCTCTTCGATGCCGCCGCGGCGCTGCTGCTGCCGATTCGCCGGATCAGCCACGAGGCCGAGGCCGCCATGCGGCTCGAGGCCCTGGCCGATGGCGTTGGCCAGGGCCTTGACCTGCCTCACCATCGCGACGCGGCCGGGGTGCTACGCTGTGACTGGCGTCCGCTGATCCGCCACCTGGGTGACGCGGGCCTCGCCCCCGCCCGGCGCGCCGCGGATGTCCATGCCACCCTGGTCCAGGTGCTCCGCCGGCAGGCCGAGGCGGCCCGGGTCACCTCGGGGGTGACGACCCTCGGCCTGACCGGGGGTGTGTTCCAGAACCGCCGCCTGACCGAGGCTGCCGTGACGGCCCTGACAGGCGACGGCTTCACGGTGCTGCTGCACGAGCGTCTGCCCTGCAACGACGCCGCCATCAGCGTCGGCCAGGTCATGGAGTACCTGGCATGCAACGACTGGCCCGCCATGACGAGGAGAAGTGAGTGA
- the hypD gene encoding hydrogenase formation protein HypD, protein MTTPSPGEWLSRIRALPRPSSGRLRIMNVCGGHERTITHAGLRKVLPDYLELIPGPGCPVCVCPEEDIHAAVALSLQDDVIVATFGDMVRVPCNAPKREPRSLQAARALGGRVVPVASPGEVLALARQHPDQKVVFFAAGFETTTAPIAALFSRPDLPDNLLLLLSARQTWPAIAHLLEDGRAGFDALIAPGHVATIMGADQWRFVAESHALPTAVAGFTPGLILEGLHAVLRQALDQAPRLDNAYPQCVTADGNPRAREMIAATFDITAANWRGIGALPDSGYACTDALAHRDARRQFPEVFEAAYARRGEMPAGCDCAEVVLGRIRPPECRLYGSACHPDHPVGPCMVSDEGACRIWWASGVRSAQTPPARRIAATSVDAAPNETAPDKTVQDETTPEEPAPDLVARRWVLAGGVQGVGFRPFVQRLASRLDLAGQVRNRGGEVVIEARGRAGRLDAFERALLIDAPRQASPRIACRETIEAEQIPSSSPDRS, encoded by the coding sequence ATGACGACGCCGTCTCCGGGCGAGTGGCTGTCGCGGATCCGTGCCCTGCCCCGGCCCTCGTCGGGCCGCCTGCGGATCATGAACGTCTGCGGCGGCCATGAGCGCACCATCACCCATGCCGGCCTGCGCAAGGTATTGCCCGACTACCTGGAGCTGATCCCGGGGCCAGGCTGCCCTGTCTGCGTCTGCCCGGAGGAGGATATCCATGCCGCGGTGGCACTGAGCCTTCAGGACGACGTCATCGTCGCCACCTTCGGCGACATGGTGCGGGTTCCCTGCAATGCGCCCAAGCGGGAGCCCCGCTCCCTCCAGGCGGCCCGGGCCCTCGGCGGCCGGGTGGTCCCGGTGGCCTCCCCTGGCGAGGTGCTGGCCCTGGCCCGCCAGCATCCCGACCAGAAGGTGGTCTTCTTCGCCGCCGGCTTCGAGACGACCACCGCCCCCATCGCCGCCCTCTTCTCGCGACCCGACCTGCCGGACAACCTGCTGCTGCTGCTCAGTGCCCGCCAGACCTGGCCGGCCATCGCCCACCTGCTGGAGGATGGCCGGGCCGGCTTCGATGCGCTGATCGCCCCGGGCCATGTGGCGACGATCATGGGCGCCGATCAGTGGCGCTTCGTGGCCGAGTCACACGCGCTGCCCACCGCCGTGGCCGGCTTCACCCCCGGCCTGATCCTGGAGGGCCTGCACGCGGTGCTCCGACAGGCGCTCGACCAGGCCCCCCGGCTGGACAACGCCTACCCGCAGTGCGTCACCGCCGACGGCAACCCCCGGGCGCGGGAGATGATCGCCGCGACCTTCGACATCACCGCCGCCAACTGGCGCGGCATCGGCGCCCTTCCCGACTCGGGCTATGCCTGCACGGACGCCCTCGCCCACCGCGATGCCCGCCGGCAGTTTCCCGAAGTGTTCGAGGCCGCCTACGCCCGCCGCGGCGAGATGCCGGCCGGCTGCGACTGCGCCGAGGTGGTGCTGGGCCGGATCCGGCCGCCGGAGTGCCGGCTCTACGGCAGCGCCTGTCACCCGGATCACCCGGTGGGCCCCTGCATGGTCTCCGACGAGGGCGCCTGCCGGATCTGGTGGGCGAGCGGCGTCCGCTCGGCCCAGACGCCGCCCGCCCGGCGAATCGCCGCCACCTCCGTCGACGCTGCCCCGAACGAGACAGCCCCGGACAAGACAGTCCAGGACGAGACCACCCCGGAGGAGCCGGCGCCCGACCTGGTGGCGCGCCGCTGGGTGCTGGCCGGCGGCGTCCAGGGGGTGGGGTTTCGCCCCTTCGTCCAGCGCCTGGCCAGCCGGCTGGACCTCGCGGGCCAGGTGCGCAACCGGGGCGGCGAGGTGGTGATCGAGGCCCGGGGGCGCGCCGGTCGGCTGGACGCGTTCGAGCGCGCCCTGCTCATTGATGCCCCTCGGCAGGCGAGCCCGCGTATCGCCTGCCGCGAGACGATCGAGGCGGAGCAGATCCCGTCTTCCTCCCCCGACCGTTCCTGA
- the dbpA gene encoding ATP-dependent RNA helicase DbpA: MSDSSADFAALPLAPELLSNLATLGYRTMTPIQAESLPPMLAGRDVIARARTGSGKTAAFGLGLLSRLTLSSARVQGLVLCPTRELADQVAGELRRLARSLPNVKVLTLCGGAPLGPQLASLAHGAHVVVGTPGRVEEHLRKGSLDLSGLETLVLDEADRMLDMGFQAAMEAIIAETPPSRQMLLFSATYAEAIRPIAEGLMRDPVTVEVVEPHDETTIRQHFYRVADESARFEALRRLLLHVRPAASVVFCNTKRETDEVADALNEAGFSALALHGDLEQRDRDRLLVLFANGSVSILVATDVAARGLDIDALDAVFNYRIARELEVHVHRIGRTGRAGGSGMACTLVAEQEDYRLARLADFLGETLETEPLPSRAVLERTPVTPAMATLELGGGKKQKLRPGDILGALTGEGGIAGDQVGKIKVLANCAYVAVRRDVVRAALDQLANGKLKGRSFRARRIRG, from the coding sequence TTGTCCGATTCCTCTGCCGACTTCGCCGCGCTGCCGCTGGCGCCGGAACTGCTGTCCAATCTCGCCACGCTGGGCTACCGCACCATGACGCCGATCCAGGCCGAGAGCCTGCCACCGATGCTGGCGGGACGCGACGTCATCGCCCGGGCCAGGACCGGCTCGGGCAAGACCGCGGCCTTCGGCCTGGGGCTGCTCTCGCGGCTGACGCTCTCGAGCGCCCGGGTGCAGGGGCTGGTGCTCTGCCCGACCCGGGAGCTCGCCGACCAGGTGGCCGGCGAGCTGCGTCGCCTGGCGCGCAGCCTGCCCAACGTCAAGGTGCTGACCCTGTGCGGCGGCGCTCCCCTGGGGCCGCAGCTCGCTTCGCTGGCGCATGGCGCGCATGTCGTCGTCGGCACCCCGGGGCGGGTGGAGGAGCACTTGCGCAAGGGCTCGCTCGACCTCTCAGGGCTCGAGACCCTGGTGCTGGACGAGGCCGACCGGATGCTGGACATGGGCTTCCAGGCCGCCATGGAGGCGATCATCGCCGAGACCCCGCCGAGCCGCCAGATGCTGCTCTTCAGCGCCACCTATGCCGAGGCCATCCGGCCCATCGCCGAGGGCCTGATGCGCGACCCGGTCACGGTGGAGGTGGTCGAGCCCCATGACGAGACCACGATCCGCCAGCACTTCTACCGGGTGGCCGACGAATCGGCCCGCTTCGAGGCGCTGCGCCGCCTGCTGCTGCACGTCAGGCCCGCCGCCAGCGTGGTGTTCTGCAACACCAAGCGCGAGACCGACGAGGTCGCCGATGCCCTGAACGAGGCGGGCTTCAGCGCCCTGGCGCTGCACGGCGACCTCGAGCAGCGCGACCGCGACCGCCTGCTGGTGCTGTTCGCCAACGGCAGCGTCTCGATCCTGGTGGCCACCGACGTGGCCGCCCGCGGGCTGGACATCGATGCCCTGGACGCGGTGTTCAACTACCGCATCGCCCGGGAGCTCGAGGTGCACGTCCACCGCATCGGGCGCACCGGCCGCGCCGGGGGCTCCGGAATGGCCTGTACCCTGGTGGCCGAGCAGGAGGACTACCGGCTGGCGCGGCTCGCCGACTTCCTGGGCGAGACGCTGGAAACGGAGCCGCTGCCTTCCCGCGCGGTCCTGGAGCGTACTCCTGTCACGCCGGCCATGGCGACGCTCGAGCTCGGTGGCGGCAAGAAGCAGAAGCTGCGCCCCGGCGACATCCTCGGCGCCCTGACCGGCGAGGGCGGGATCGCCGGCGACCAGGTGGGCAAGATCAAGGTGCTCGCCAACTGCGCCTACGTGGCCGTGCGCCGGGACGTCGTCCGGGCGGCCCTCGACCAGCTGGCCAACGGCAAGCTCAAGGGGCGCAGCTTCCGGGCCCGTCGCATCCGCGGCTAG
- a CDS encoding AraC family transcriptional regulator has protein sequence MPLSPRLKALIDPLIDRDGFTPSAVPSVSLMACHQQVPRTPLMYEPSLVIVVQGRKIGYLGDREIHYDPGQYLVQTLPLPFECETFATPEAPLLGLSVRIDPAMLSELVLETGLDTASRDGEPLPMASVAMTASMQEAVVRLLRALGDPLDARVMGEARVREVIFEALKGEQGPALRALVHHQGHYSQIIQVLAQMHADVTQVASVEGLAREANMSVSSFHQHFKQVTRATPLQYLKRLRLIKARLLLSHDDLNVSQTAQAVGYRSAAQFSRDYKRTFGASPLQDRRHTETAATQRFDQARASAGAP, from the coding sequence ATGCCGCTTTCTCCCCGCCTGAAAGCGCTGATCGACCCCCTGATCGACCGCGATGGGTTCACCCCCAGCGCGGTGCCGTCGGTCTCGCTGATGGCCTGCCACCAGCAGGTGCCGCGCACCCCGCTGATGTACGAGCCGAGCCTGGTGATCGTCGTCCAGGGCCGCAAGATCGGCTATCTCGGCGATCGCGAGATCCACTACGACCCGGGTCAGTACCTGGTGCAGACCCTGCCGCTGCCCTTCGAGTGCGAGACCTTCGCCACCCCCGAGGCCCCGCTGCTGGGGCTTTCCGTGCGCATCGACCCGGCGATGCTCAGCGAACTTGTGCTCGAGACCGGCCTCGACACCGCGTCGAGGGACGGCGAACCTCTGCCGATGGCCTCGGTGGCGATGACCGCGAGCATGCAGGAGGCGGTGGTGAGGCTCCTGCGGGCCCTGGGCGACCCACTGGATGCGCGGGTGATGGGCGAGGCCCGGGTGCGGGAGGTGATCTTCGAGGCCCTCAAGGGCGAGCAGGGACCGGCGTTGCGGGCCCTGGTGCACCACCAGGGGCACTACTCGCAGATCATCCAGGTGCTCGCGCAGATGCATGCCGACGTGACCCAGGTCGCCTCGGTGGAGGGCCTGGCCCGGGAGGCCAACATGAGCGTCTCGTCGTTCCATCAGCACTTCAAGCAGGTCACCCGCGCCACTCCGCTGCAGTACCTGAAGCGGCTGCGGCTGATCAAGGCGCGGCTGCTGCTGAGTCATGACGACTTGAATGTCAGCCAGACCGCCCAGGCGGTGGGCTATCGCAGTGCGGCCCAGTTCAGCCGCGACTACAAGCGCACCTTCGGCGCGAGCCCCCTGCAGGATCGCCGCCACACCGAGACCGCGGCCACCCAGCGCTTCGACCAGGCCAGGGCGTCGGCCGGCGCCCCCTAA
- the hypB gene encoding hydrogenase nickel incorporation protein HypB — MCQTCGCALPDHLQHASTEHDVHTVEVLEGLKSHNDAAARHNREHFDRAGLLVVNLMSSPGAGKTRLLEATIEALGGRHRLAVIEGDLETENDARRIRAKGVPAVQITTGSACHLDATMVHRAAHALSLDELDILFIENVGNLVCPASFDLGQHANVTLLSTPEGDDKPLKYPVMFRSSDLVLVTKTDLLPVLDDFDVEAVKEHMHRLASAAPVMALSSKSGPLDAWLEWLEAGLAERRRPFRPAPSPDGERLLTRPGLPGHLASTAP, encoded by the coding sequence GTGTGCCAGACCTGCGGCTGTGCCCTGCCCGACCACCTTCAGCATGCCTCGACCGAGCATGATGTCCACACCGTGGAGGTGCTCGAGGGCCTGAAGTCCCACAACGACGCGGCCGCGCGTCACAACCGCGAGCACTTCGACCGTGCCGGCCTGCTGGTCGTCAACCTGATGTCCTCGCCCGGCGCCGGCAAGACCCGCCTGCTGGAGGCCACCATCGAGGCGCTGGGCGGCCGCCACCGGCTGGCGGTGATCGAGGGCGATCTGGAGACCGAAAACGATGCCCGCCGCATCCGCGCCAAGGGGGTGCCGGCGGTCCAGATCACCACGGGCAGCGCCTGCCACCTGGATGCGACGATGGTGCACCGCGCGGCCCACGCGCTGTCGCTGGACGAACTGGACATCCTGTTCATCGAGAATGTCGGCAACCTGGTCTGCCCCGCGAGCTTCGACCTGGGCCAGCATGCCAACGTCACCCTGCTGTCCACCCCGGAGGGCGACGACAAGCCGCTCAAGTACCCGGTCATGTTCCGCTCAAGCGACCTGGTGCTGGTCACCAAGACCGACCTCTTGCCGGTCCTCGACGACTTCGACGTCGAGGCGGTGAAGGAGCACATGCACCGGCTCGCCTCCGCCGCCCCGGTGATGGCGCTGAGCAGCAAGTCGGGGCCGCTCGATGCCTGGCTCGAGTGGCTCGAGGCCGGCCTGGCCGAGCGGCGCCGACCGTTCCGCCCGGCGCCCTCGCCGGACGGGGAACGCCTGCTGACGCGTCCCGGCCTTCCCGGCCACCTGGCATCGACTGCCCCATGA
- a CDS encoding HypC/HybG/HupF family hydrogenase formation chaperone — MQITRLDGDTARATSRGIERDIDLMLVQDQALAVGDFVIVHVGYALQRLHPDDALETWRLLDEMDAAGDPDDGAPQGA; from the coding sequence ATGCAGATCACCCGCCTCGACGGCGACACGGCGCGAGCGACCTCCCGCGGCATCGAACGCGATATCGACCTGATGCTGGTCCAGGACCAGGCCCTCGCCGTGGGCGACTTCGTCATCGTGCATGTCGGCTACGCCCTGCAGCGACTGCATCCCGACGATGCCCTCGAGACCTGGCGACTGCTCGACGAGATGGATGCCGCCGGCGACCCGGACGACGGAGCCCCGCAAGGTGCATGA
- a CDS encoding YrhK family protein — protein sequence MAEPSSPDDSLTLTLGREELIIRRRYETLSIFNDVLIALWFLVGSILFLYPSQEHLAIWMFILGSVQFLVRPAIRLMRHLHLQRIPRRDGHG from the coding sequence ATGGCGGAGCCATCATCCCCCGATGACTCCCTCACCCTGACCCTGGGACGCGAGGAACTGATCATCCGCCGGCGCTACGAGACGCTGAGCATCTTCAACGATGTGCTGATCGCGCTGTGGTTCCTGGTCGGCAGCATCCTGTTCCTGTACCCCTCCCAGGAGCACCTGGCGATCTGGATGTTCATCCTCGGCAGCGTCCAGTTCCTGGTGCGCCCGGCGATTCGCCTGATGCGTCACCTGCACCTGCAGCGCATCCCCCGTCGCGACGGCCACGGCTGA
- a CDS encoding PA4780 family RIO1-like protein kinase: protein MKIPKRLQPLVDDGLIDEVESQLMSGKEAQVFVVRSHGERRCAKVFKEAKQRSFKQAVQYQEGRRERNSRRSRAMAKKTRYGQKEQEQAWLNAEVDALYRLAAADVRVPKPYGFIDGVLLMEMISDAEGLTAPRLDDVTLSAEEAREYYAKILADVVKMLCAGLIHGDLSEFNVLLAADGPVIIDLPQAVDAAGNNSAEWMFERDVDNMRRYFGRFAPELLATDYGKEIWALYEAGDLHPDSQLTGCFEHDTSTVDVDELMTVIDDVREEEAERRAALSGDREPGVEEAAADWRAAHDER, encoded by the coding sequence ATGAAGATACCGAAGAGACTACAACCGCTGGTCGACGATGGCTTGATCGACGAGGTCGAGAGCCAGTTGATGAGCGGCAAGGAAGCCCAGGTGTTCGTGGTGCGCTCCCATGGCGAGCGACGCTGCGCCAAGGTCTTCAAGGAAGCCAAGCAGCGCAGCTTCAAGCAGGCGGTGCAGTACCAGGAGGGGCGACGCGAGCGCAACAGCCGTCGCTCCCGGGCGATGGCCAAGAAGACCCGCTACGGCCAGAAGGAGCAGGAGCAGGCCTGGCTCAACGCCGAGGTCGATGCCCTCTACCGGCTTGCCGCGGCGGACGTGCGGGTGCCCAAGCCCTATGGCTTCATCGACGGCGTGCTGCTGATGGAGATGATCAGCGATGCCGAGGGGCTGACCGCCCCGCGCCTGGACGACGTGACCCTGAGCGCCGAAGAAGCCCGCGAGTACTACGCCAAGATCCTAGCCGACGTGGTGAAGATGCTCTGTGCCGGCCTGATTCACGGCGACCTGTCCGAGTTCAATGTGCTGCTGGCCGCCGACGGGCCGGTGATCATCGACCTGCCCCAGGCGGTGGACGCCGCCGGCAACAACAGCGCCGAGTGGATGTTCGAGCGTGACGTCGACAACATGCGTCGCTACTTCGGCCGCTTCGCCCCGGAGCTTCTGGCCACCGACTACGGCAAGGAGATCTGGGCGCTCTATGAAGCCGGCGACCTGCACCCGGACAGCCAGCTGACCGGCTGCTTCGAGCACGATACCAGCACCGTTGACGTGGACGAGCTGATGACCGTGATCGATGACGTGCGCGAGGAGGAGGCCGAACGGCGTGCCGCGCTGAGCGGCGACCGGGAGCCCGGCGTGGAGGAGGCCGCGGCGGACTGGCGGGCGGCCCACGACGAGCGCTGA
- a CDS encoding hydrogenase maturation nickel metallochaperone HypA, with amino-acid sequence MHELSLCRSLVRQATLVAAEHGAPGIRRVCVRIGPLSGVEAELMREAFPLASRHTAAEGARLEMTTSPVRVHCPRCEREAEARVNDLSCPLCGHWQTRLTGGDELLLVSVDLAAPIAAPSVPSSP; translated from the coding sequence GTGCATGAGTTGAGCCTGTGCCGGTCGCTGGTCCGCCAGGCCACACTGGTCGCCGCCGAGCATGGCGCGCCAGGCATACGTCGCGTCTGCGTGCGCATCGGCCCGCTCTCCGGCGTCGAGGCCGAGCTGATGCGCGAGGCCTTTCCGCTGGCCAGCCGCCATACCGCCGCCGAGGGCGCGCGGCTGGAGATGACGACCTCGCCGGTGCGGGTGCACTGCCCCCGCTGCGAGCGGGAGGCCGAGGCCCGGGTCAACGACCTCAGCTGCCCCCTCTGTGGCCACTGGCAGACCCGGCTGACCGGCGGCGACGAGCTGCTGCTGGTGAGCGTCGACCTCGCCGCGCCTATCGCCGCCCCTTCCGTCCCGTCGAGTCCCTAG